From Bacteroidota bacterium, a single genomic window includes:
- a CDS encoding tetratricopeptide repeat protein yields MHSTFVLGKQSKLDSLKQIINSTAEDSTRVIAKTKTSNLLLNTDVDAAYKEAYEALQLSEKIEFKKGVRIATQAMAEAFLYKGDYKSSLNYYNKVIKLCYDNNTIESLVSAQTGVADVYMNEGNYDKAIQTLNYILSNYKEIITTNQKIICYNYLASSYYYKSDYQNALSNYIQSANIAEQTKDKAAQSQGLLNIGNIYLAQKLYTNAQKYYQEALKLNKEIKDERDIALCYNNIGLTYQHLNEYDKALENHFMSLELKKKLNDRKGVAKSLNNIGAIYTIKQKYDEALKLYNEAIEIHEEIGNASGVAKMQLNIGSTLIKKGKSSQAFNYLEKSLVYFKEINNKDLQQRCYEELSTAAYTAGDYKKSYQYLEKSVALKDSIYEEENASIIAEMQTKYDTDKKEKEIALLTTEQELKNSKIKQQLYINIGIAILLLAALLGGAFIFRNYKQKQKINVQLAETIIKQQLTEEELRHKNDDITASIKYAKKIQEAILPKTEKISEILPESFILYKPKDIVSGDFYWFYDKNEVYSFIAAADCTGHGVPGAFMSMIGNNILNQIVGESVVTNPSFILNNLHDEITKALKQNIPGSESRDGMDIALCRINKRTKQIDFAGANRPLYVIKNNILSEIAPTKQPIGGGHIERVPFVNQTLQMEKGDIVYMSSDGYADQFGGALGKKYMTKNFKRFISEIAYLPMPIQKEKLNNEIEEWKGDKEQIDDILVIGVKFS; encoded by the coding sequence TTGCATAGCACATTTGTATTGGGGAAACAAAGTAAGCTTGATAGCCTAAAGCAAATTATTAATAGCACAGCAGAAGACAGCACGCGAGTAATAGCAAAAACAAAAACTTCTAATCTTTTATTAAATACCGATGTCGATGCAGCCTACAAAGAAGCATACGAAGCGCTGCAACTTTCCGAAAAAATAGAATTTAAGAAAGGTGTTCGCATAGCTACACAAGCCATGGCAGAAGCCTTTTTGTACAAAGGCGACTATAAAAGCTCCTTAAACTACTACAACAAAGTAATAAAGTTGTGCTATGATAACAATACAATTGAATCGTTAGTATCGGCTCAAACAGGAGTAGCCGATGTATATATGAACGAGGGCAACTACGACAAAGCAATACAAACACTTAACTACATTCTATCGAACTATAAAGAAATAATTACGACCAATCAAAAAATTATTTGCTACAATTACTTAGCCTCCAGTTACTACTACAAATCAGATTATCAAAATGCCTTGAGCAATTATATACAATCGGCTAATATAGCGGAACAAACAAAAGACAAAGCAGCCCAATCGCAAGGACTCCTAAACATTGGCAACATATACCTTGCACAAAAATTATATACCAACGCACAAAAATACTACCAAGAAGCCCTAAAATTAAATAAAGAAATAAAGGACGAGCGAGATATTGCGTTATGCTACAACAACATTGGTCTGACATATCAACATCTTAATGAATATGATAAAGCACTTGAAAATCATTTCATGTCATTAGAATTGAAAAAAAAATTAAACGATAGAAAGGGCGTTGCAAAATCACTAAACAATATTGGAGCAATATACACCATCAAACAAAAATATGACGAAGCTTTAAAGCTTTACAATGAAGCAATTGAAATACACGAAGAAATTGGAAATGCATCAGGAGTTGCCAAAATGCAACTTAATATAGGTAGCACATTAATTAAAAAGGGGAAAAGCTCCCAAGCATTTAATTATTTAGAAAAAAGCTTGGTGTATTTTAAAGAAATAAACAACAAAGATCTTCAACAACGATGCTACGAGGAATTATCCACTGCAGCATATACTGCGGGCGACTATAAAAAATCATATCAATACTTAGAAAAAAGTGTTGCGCTAAAAGACAGTATTTACGAAGAAGAAAATGCATCTATAATTGCCGAAATGCAAACCAAATACGATACCGACAAAAAAGAAAAAGAAATAGCACTTCTCACAACCGAACAAGAATTGAAAAATTCGAAAATAAAACAACAATTATATATAAATATTGGAATTGCAATTTTACTTCTAGCTGCATTACTTGGCGGAGCATTTATCTTTAGAAACTACAAACAAAAGCAAAAAATAAATGTACAGCTGGCCGAAACTATCATTAAACAGCAGCTTACCGAAGAAGAGCTTCGACACAAAAATGATGACATAACTGCCAGTATTAAATACGCTAAAAAAATACAAGAAGCTATTTTACCTAAAACAGAAAAAATTAGCGAAATATTGCCCGAATCTTTTATTTTATACAAACCTAAAGACATTGTGAGTGGCGATTTTTACTGGTTTTACGACAAAAACGAAGTGTACAGTTTTATAGCAGCAGCCGATTGTACCGGACATGGTGTACCAGGAGCATTTATGAGTATGATTGGAAATAATATTCTTAACCAAATTGTTGGCGAGTCTGTGGTAACCAATCCTTCTTTCATTCTAAATAACCTACACGATGAAATTACAAAAGCATTAAAACAAAATATTCCCGGTTCAGAATCGCGCGATGGAATGGATATTGCACTGTGCAGAATAAACAAACGCACTAAACAAATTGATTTTGCCGGAGCAAACAGACCTCTATACGTAATAAAAAACAATATACTATCCGAAATTGCCCCAACAAAACAACCTATTGGTGGAGGACACATTGAGCGAGTTCCGTTTGTTAACCAAACACTTCAAATGGAAAAAGGAGATATTGTTTATATGTCGTCCGATGGATATGCTGATCAGTTTGGTGGAGCGCTCGGAAAAAAATACATGACAAAAAATTTCAAACGCTTTATTTCTGAAATTGCCTATTTACCAATGCCAATACAAAAAGAAAAACTCAATAATGAGATTGAAGAATGGAAGGGAGACAAGGAGCAAATTGATGACATATTGGTTATTGGTGTGAAATTTTCCT
- a CDS encoding T9SS type A sorting domain-containing protein, which yields MQTKKLLSFFLLLACVTSYSYSQAIYTVTNTNDSGAGSLRNAIYSATASPGIDVINFNIAGGGPHIIYLDSPLMISDNDGVEINGFSQPGAVANTVSIFDATAANPLTTQHKIIISNNNGNGTVSRAFEITGKHNIIKGLVISDFVSEAIVISGGQDNQVYGCLIGADILGNALDKQLYGIRITGGNGNQIGNNNPNNANVIYGNTIAAIEINNIASTSNNKIQGNIIGLKNDGSTATGISMAPTGIKIMSSANNTIGGTASGDGNIIAGNDKQIDLQNANGTIVQGNYLGLRATGEDEIIGSVLQYKGVLIDNSNSCIIGGPGAAKNVISDNYDAGILLKGSQSTGNTIKGNFIGCSKTKNQVTGFPYQKVGIRFEGGANNNLVGGPLLNDSNLVFYNDLNGIELDGSGTYANRITQNIIKAKIGNVSFKPIVLQNNAQGVVQTPTITATDLYYISGVTPNSGYDQDTVEVYKSDLSNCNSALQFLGKAAVSGSSWTLSGNYNLQKNIDKVFATITKKSPNNNTSEFSACFTYTNSCDLAATIIHTNVSCKGDSNGVATVNPIGGSLPYTYQWSNGKTTQTVNNLASNSYNVVVTENNGCTTIAYTYISQPFKALQIDSLNMKPATCLQSNGELNVFPSGGWPSNGLGGYLFSWSNGGSTAPMINGLAANFQSSVTVTDSLGCSITSTNQTVGLIPGFSATLTPTNVNCNGNSSGSINTSLANGTGPYNYLWSYGGSTTSNINGLLAGTYSVTIEDLGLLGCIKTFTTQVTQPAALTAAVTSSINVGCFGNATGVIDIAPVGGTYPYTFLWKNGATTEDVTGLSVGTYSVHITDNNNCVFDLTNISITQPASALTAVVSSSLNVACFGTSTGSVDIYPIGGTFPYSFLWKNGATTEDVTGLSVGTYSVHITDNNNCVFDLTNISITQPASALTAAVSSSLNVACFGTSTGSVDIYPIGGTFPYSFLWKNGATTEDVTGLSVGTYSVHITDNNNCVFDLTNISITQPAALSTSINITNVDCFGKSTGSIDITPSGGVGNYSFIWSNASTAEDVTGIPLGTYSVHITDGNGCSIDSINIIITQPNQFSLSITGDSTVCFGQAANLSATIGSGYAYLWSSGNTTSAITTSTLSIDTTYSVLVTNANGCTNTAAISVTVNSLPALTITALNTTTVCSGTKVGLITTGASYYAWNTSVNGTFNELQNDTVFFTPTIPGNAITSLTVFGTDLNTCINTKTIAIISIAAPSANIVYADTLICKSGTALLKSTNSTNYLWMPGGFNGQNYFVSPTTNTTYSLVIQNSSAGITCSDTATTTVNVIPAGTLTGSVTYSGGAVTQGTAVLLRYSFGSKMDTVQLVNLNATNGTYTFTNILPDSFIVFAEADKSIGTYSNTYGTFYAIPNDTIAWDKATKLGVQCANTYTADITLFEVVPPTGFARIAGTVLEGLGFKKKGDPVTDVDVSLGKKPSGSISAVTQTDSTGQFEFENIDIGNYFVYVSIPGLPMDTTYSISVTPTDTVFTGIDFAADSNLITITSATLTSIPKSVMSDGFIKVYPNPYYGSTTVEYKISERANVSVKVYNLLGEVIAEYNEQEQLPNTYKVPFSASELGHGCGTYMVEININEFRQITRIIELGGK from the coding sequence ATGCAAACCAAAAAACTACTTTCCTTTTTTTTATTATTAGCATGCGTAACATCATACTCGTATTCGCAAGCCATTTATACTGTAACAAACACAAATGATAGCGGTGCAGGCTCTTTGAGAAACGCTATTTATAGCGCAACAGCATCCCCTGGTATTGATGTAATTAACTTCAATATAGCAGGAGGAGGACCGCATATAATTTACTTAGACAGCCCTTTAATGATTTCTGATAACGATGGAGTAGAAATTAATGGCTTTTCTCAGCCCGGTGCTGTTGCAAATACAGTAAGTATATTTGATGCTACTGCTGCAAATCCTCTAACAACTCAGCATAAAATTATTATCAGTAACAATAATGGTAATGGTACAGTAAGTCGAGCTTTTGAGATTACAGGCAAACATAATATTATTAAAGGATTGGTAATTTCTGATTTTGTAAGTGAAGCAATTGTAATTAGTGGTGGGCAAGACAACCAAGTATATGGATGTTTGATTGGTGCTGATATACTGGGAAATGCTTTAGATAAGCAACTTTATGGAATTAGGATAACAGGGGGAAATGGGAATCAGATAGGAAATAACAATCCCAATAATGCGAATGTAATATACGGCAATACCATTGCTGCTATAGAAATAAATAATATAGCGTCTACAAGCAACAATAAAATACAGGGAAATATAATTGGATTGAAAAATGATGGAAGTACAGCTACAGGAATATCTATGGCTCCTACGGGGATTAAAATTATGAGTTCTGCTAATAATACGATTGGAGGAACAGCTTCAGGAGATGGAAATATTATTGCCGGAAATGACAAACAGATAGATTTGCAAAATGCTAATGGAACGATTGTTCAAGGTAATTATTTAGGTTTAAGAGCAACAGGAGAAGATGAGATTATAGGAAGCGTTCTGCAATACAAAGGAGTTTTAATTGACAATTCAAACAGTTGCATAATTGGTGGCCCAGGTGCTGCCAAAAATGTCATTTCTGACAATTATGATGCCGGAATACTGTTAAAAGGCTCTCAAAGCACAGGGAATACGATAAAGGGTAATTTCATAGGATGTTCAAAAACAAAAAATCAGGTAACGGGATTCCCTTACCAGAAAGTAGGGATTAGGTTTGAGGGAGGAGCTAATAATAATTTAGTGGGAGGGCCTTTACTAAACGACTCTAATCTTGTTTTTTATAATGACCTAAACGGAATTGAGCTAGACGGTTCCGGAACATACGCCAACAGAATAACTCAAAATATTATAAAAGCTAAAATAGGGAATGTTTCATTTAAGCCAATTGTATTGCAAAACAATGCACAAGGGGTGGTACAAACCCCTACTATTACAGCAACAGACCTGTATTATATTTCAGGAGTTACACCTAATAGTGGCTATGATCAAGACACCGTAGAGGTATATAAATCAGATCTCTCTAATTGTAATTCAGCACTACAATTTTTAGGGAAAGCAGCTGTTTCCGGCAGTAGTTGGACTTTGTCCGGCAATTACAATCTGCAAAAGAATATAGATAAGGTTTTTGCCACTATCACAAAAAAATCGCCCAACAATAACACCTCCGAATTTTCTGCGTGTTTTACTTATACAAACAGTTGCGACTTAGCTGCAACTATAATCCATACTAACGTTAGCTGCAAAGGCGATAGCAATGGTGTTGCCACCGTAAATCCAATTGGAGGATCATTGCCATATACCTATCAATGGTCTAATGGAAAAACAACGCAAACGGTCAATAATTTGGCATCAAATTCGTATAACGTAGTTGTAACAGAAAATAATGGGTGCACGACAATTGCTTATACCTATATTTCACAACCATTCAAGGCATTACAAATAGATAGTTTAAATATGAAGCCTGCCACTTGCCTACAAAGCAATGGAGAGCTTAATGTATTCCCTAGTGGAGGTTGGCCAAGCAATGGACTTGGAGGCTATCTATTTTCATGGAGCAATGGTGGATCCACCGCACCTATGATTAATGGACTTGCTGCCAATTTTCAAAGTTCTGTTACGGTTACAGATTCATTAGGCTGCTCTATTACCTCCACAAATCAAACAGTTGGTTTAATTCCTGGATTTAGTGCTACACTTACACCTACCAATGTAAATTGTAATGGTAATTCTTCTGGTAGTATAAACACCTCCTTAGCAAATGGTACCGGTCCATATAACTATCTGTGGTCTTACGGAGGTTCTACCACAAGTAACATTAACGGGCTTTTAGCAGGCACCTATAGCGTAACAATAGAAGATTTAGGCTTATTGGGATGTATAAAAACATTTACAACACAAGTTACTCAACCGGCAGCATTAACAGCGGCAGTTACAAGCTCCATAAATGTAGGATGCTTTGGAAATGCAACAGGTGTGATAGATATTGCTCCAGTAGGAGGGACTTACCCTTACACGTTCTTATGGAAGAATGGTGCTACAACCGAAGATGTAACAGGATTATCAGTAGGAACCTATTCTGTGCATATTACTGACAATAACAATTGTGTATTTGACTTGACAAACATTTCTATTACACAGCCTGCAAGTGCTTTAACAGCGGTAGTTTCAAGCTCCTTAAATGTTGCCTGCTTCGGAACTTCAACCGGATCAGTAGATATTTACCCAATAGGTGGAACTTTCCCTTACTCATTCCTATGGAAGAATGGTGCTACAACCGAAGATGTAACAGGACTATCAGTAGGAACCTATTCTGTACATATTACTGATAATAACAATTGTGTATTTGACTTGACAAACATTTCTATTACACAGCCTGCAAGTGCTTTAACAGCGGCAGTTTCAAGCTCCTTAAATGTTGCCTGCTTCGGAACTTCAACCGGATCAGTAGATATTTACCCAATAGGTGGAACTTTCCCTTACTCATTCCTATGGAAGAATGGTGCTACAACCGAAGATGTAACAGGACTATCAGTAGGAACCTATTCTGTACATATTACTGATAATAACAATTGTGTATTTGACTTGACAAACATTTCTATTACACAGCCTGCAGCGCTATCTACTTCAATCAATATAACTAATGTTGATTGTTTTGGAAAATCAACAGGCTCAATTGATATAACTCCTTCAGGAGGTGTTGGAAATTATTCCTTTATTTGGAGTAATGCATCGACAGCGGAAGATGTTACCGGTATTCCTTTAGGTACATATTCTGTACACATAACAGATGGCAATGGATGTTCAATCGATTCTATAAATATAATAATCACTCAGCCTAATCAATTTAGTTTGAGTATTACTGGAGATTCTACTGTTTGTTTCGGTCAAGCTGCAAATCTATCAGCAACGATTGGAAGTGGTTATGCATACCTATGGAGCTCAGGGAATACAACAAGTGCAATAACTACAAGTACTTTATCTATAGATACAACGTATTCGGTATTAGTTACTAATGCAAATGGATGTACAAATACCGCAGCTATATCGGTTACAGTGAATTCATTACCTGCATTAACAATAACAGCGTTAAATACAACAACTGTTTGTTCTGGTACCAAAGTCGGATTAATAACAACCGGAGCAAGTTACTATGCGTGGAATACCTCAGTTAATGGAACGTTTAACGAACTACAAAACGACACTGTATTCTTTACCCCCACAATACCAGGCAACGCTATAACTAGCTTAACCGTATTTGGTACTGACTTAAATACCTGTATAAATACTAAGACAATTGCCATTATTTCTATTGCTGCACCTAGTGCTAATATCGTTTATGCAGATACATTAATATGTAAAAGCGGTACAGCCCTTTTAAAATCAACTAATTCTACAAACTATTTATGGATGCCAGGAGGATTCAATGGACAAAATTATTTTGTTTCACCAACCACAAATACAACTTATTCTCTTGTAATACAAAACAGCAGTGCAGGTATAACTTGCAGTGACACGGCAACAACTACAGTAAACGTAATCCCTGCAGGAACCCTTACAGGTTCCGTAACCTACAGCGGAGGAGCGGTAACACAAGGAACGGCAGTATTACTACGTTATAGTTTTGGTAGCAAAATGGATACCGTACAATTGGTAAATTTAAATGCTACAAATGGCACTTATACCTTTACCAATATTTTACCAGACTCCTTCATTGTATTTGCCGAAGCCGATAAGTCGATTGGAACATACAGCAATACCTACGGCACTTTTTATGCAATACCAAACGATACCATTGCTTGGGATAAAGCCACAAAGCTTGGCGTACAGTGTGCAAACACCTATACCGCAGATATTACTCTATTTGAAGTAGTTCCACCAACCGGCTTTGCTAGAATTGCAGGTACCGTTTTAGAAGGACTAGGCTTTAAGAAAAAAGGAGACCCAGTAACAGATGTAGATGTTAGTCTTGGAAAAAAACCTTCCGGAAGTATTTCGGCTGTAACTCAAACAGACAGCACAGGTCAGTTTGAATTTGAAAACATAGACATTGGAAATTACTTTGTTTATGTAAGCATACCCGGACTTCCAATGGATACCACCTACAGTATTTCTGTAACTCCAACCGACACCGTCTTTACAGGAATAGATTTTGCTGCAGATTCTAATCTAATTACGATTACATCTGCTACACTTACCTCTATTCCAAAATCGGTAATGAGTGATGGATTTATTAAAGTGTATCCAAATCCATATTACGGAAGCACTACAGTAGAGTATAAAATTTCGGAACGCGCAAACGTTTCTGTTAAAGTGTACAATTTACTTGGCGAAGTAATTGCAGAATACAACGAACAGGAGCAATTACCAAATACCTATAAAGTACCGTTCTCTGCTTCAGAGCTAGGACATGGCTGCGGAACATACATGGTAGAGATAAACATAAACGAGTTCAGACAGATAACCAGAATAATCGAATTGGGCGGAAAATAA
- a CDS encoding NAD-dependent epimerase/dehydratase family protein — protein MILVTGGTGLVGAHLLLKLAQQGEKVKALVRTKDRIKEVEKIFSFYTENYQKLIDTIQWVEGDITDSSIVFELTKECEYVYHCAAYVSFNPKHKDKLYKTNINGTQNIVNGCLEHKIKKLIHVSSVAALGNPTQNNEVDEHCIWKSNKNNSHYAISKFVSEMEVWRGIEEGLNAVIVNPSYIIGPGDWKKSSAVIFAKAYKGIPAYTLGTTGYVDVRDVADCMVKLMNSPITAERFIVNSENISFKDFFTQCATSVGAKPPSIKLNKALLAIAWRLDALRLLFTRGIPYVTRQTATVALSEKKFSNKKISTVIGHKFISVADSINHAGKLYLQVKPN, from the coding sequence TTGATACTCGTTACCGGTGGAACAGGATTAGTTGGAGCACATTTGCTGCTTAAATTGGCGCAACAAGGCGAAAAGGTAAAAGCATTGGTGCGCACAAAAGATCGCATAAAAGAAGTAGAAAAAATATTTTCGTTTTATACCGAAAATTATCAAAAATTAATTGACACCATCCAGTGGGTAGAAGGTGATATTACCGACTCAAGCATTGTTTTTGAATTGACAAAAGAGTGCGAATACGTGTATCATTGTGCAGCATATGTATCATTTAATCCCAAACACAAAGACAAGCTTTACAAAACGAATATAAATGGCACGCAAAATATTGTAAATGGGTGTTTAGAACACAAGATTAAAAAATTAATCCACGTAAGTTCCGTTGCAGCTCTTGGAAATCCAACTCAAAACAATGAAGTGGATGAACACTGTATTTGGAAATCGAATAAAAACAATTCGCACTATGCCATCAGTAAATTTGTGTCGGAAATGGAGGTTTGGCGGGGAATTGAAGAAGGCTTAAATGCCGTAATTGTAAATCCATCTTACATAATTGGTCCAGGAGATTGGAAAAAATCGAGTGCGGTTATTTTTGCGAAAGCATACAAAGGCATTCCGGCATACACACTTGGAACAACCGGCTATGTGGATGTACGTGATGTAGCAGATTGCATGGTAAAACTGATGAATAGCCCTATTACCGCAGAACGCTTCATTGTAAATTCTGAAAATATCTCGTTCAAAGATTTTTTTACACAATGTGCTACTAGTGTAGGTGCAAAACCTCCTTCTATTAAGCTTAACAAAGCACTGTTAGCAATTGCATGGCGCTTAGATGCCTTGCGACTATTGTTTACCCGAGGAATCCCTTATGTAACTCGCCAAACGGCTACAGTAGCATTATCTGAAAAAAAGTTCAGCAACAAAAAAATAAGTACCGTCATTGGACATAAATTTATTTCCGTAGCCGATTCTATAAATCATGCAGGGAAATTATACTTGCAAGTGAAACCCAATTAA
- a CDS encoding tyrosine--tRNA ligase, protein MNFIEELRWRGLLHDAMPGTEELLAKEMVSGYIGFDPTADSLHIGSLSQIMTLVRFQLAGHKPIALIGGATGMVGDPSGKSEERNLLDEATLTKNINGIKKQLEKFLNFDSGATSAELVNNYDWMKDQSFLGFIRDVGKFITVNYMLAKDSVKNRLENGMSFTEFSYQLLQGYDFYWLYNNKKCKLQMGGSDQWGNITTGSELIRRKSGGEAYALTTQLIKKSDGSKFGKSEGGNIWLDKEKTSPYKFYQFWLNTSDEDAKSYLRIFTLLSQETILAIENEHAKAPHLRLVQKELAKDITIRVHSHQDYETAVEASEILFGKGTSESLSKLSENDFLSVFEGVPTFSVSKNELHAGIPIIDFLVEKAAVFPSKSEARKMLQGGGVFINKEKMEDVNESITTTKLINNRYIIAQKGKKNYYLIKAE, encoded by the coding sequence ATGAATTTTATTGAAGAGTTGCGTTGGAGAGGTTTGTTGCACGATGCAATGCCAGGAACAGAGGAGCTGTTAGCTAAAGAGATGGTTAGCGGATATATTGGTTTCGACCCTACGGCAGATTCGCTGCATATTGGCAGTTTGTCTCAGATTATGACATTGGTTCGCTTTCAGTTGGCTGGTCACAAACCTATTGCATTAATTGGCGGAGCAACCGGTATGGTGGGCGATCCAAGCGGAAAGTCGGAGGAGAGAAATTTGCTGGATGAAGCAACTCTTACCAAAAACATTAACGGAATAAAAAAACAGTTAGAGAAATTTTTAAATTTTGATTCCGGTGCCACCAGTGCAGAATTGGTAAATAATTACGATTGGATGAAAGACCAATCTTTCTTGGGCTTTATACGTGATGTCGGTAAGTTTATTACCGTTAATTATATGCTAGCTAAAGATTCGGTAAAGAATAGACTAGAGAATGGAATGAGTTTTACCGAATTCAGTTATCAATTATTGCAAGGCTATGATTTTTACTGGCTGTACAACAATAAGAAATGCAAGTTGCAAATGGGTGGATCCGATCAATGGGGCAATATTACTACCGGTTCGGAGTTGATACGCAGAAAATCTGGCGGAGAGGCTTATGCGCTTACTACACAACTAATAAAAAAATCGGACGGAAGTAAATTCGGAAAGTCAGAAGGCGGAAATATTTGGTTGGATAAAGAAAAAACATCTCCATATAAATTTTATCAATTTTGGTTAAATACAAGCGATGAAGATGCAAAGTCCTACTTGCGCATATTTACATTGCTTTCTCAGGAAACAATTTTAGCTATAGAGAACGAACACGCCAAAGCTCCGCATTTGCGATTGGTACAAAAGGAGTTGGCTAAGGATATTACCATTCGAGTGCATTCGCATCAAGATTATGAAACAGCGGTAGAAGCTTCTGAAATATTATTTGGCAAAGGAACATCGGAAAGTTTGTCTAAGTTAAGTGAGAATGATTTTTTATCGGTTTTTGAAGGTGTACCTACCTTTTCTGTTTCAAAGAATGAATTGCATGCGGGTATTCCAATAATTGATTTTTTGGTGGAGAAGGCAGCGGTATTCCCTTCTAAATCGGAAGCTAGAAAGATGTTGCAGGGTGGTGGTGTTTTTATCAATAAAGAAAAAATGGAAGATGTAAATGAGTCAATTACCACAACCAAGCTGATAAATAACAGATATATAATTGCTCAAAAAGGAAAAAAGAATTATTACTTAATTAAGGCAGAATAG
- the recJ gene encoding single-stranded-DNA-specific exonuclease RecJ: protein MKRWSIKQTADKSTVEKLGKMLNVSEPIAQLLYQRNLTDFEDAKIFFRPDLNNLHNPFLMKDMDAAVTRIQKAIAGNQKILIYGDYDVDGTTAVALVYSFLSTIYSNLDYYIPDRYAEGYGISFQGIDFAKQNSFDLIIALDCGIKSHDKIEYANSLGIDFIICDHHRPGETIPAAVAVLDPKREDCSYPFKELSGCGVGFKLMQALCIKLNIDVEKLYPYLDLVVVSTAADIVPIYGENRILAYYGLKQVNANPRPGIRAILELNKIKKQLSVSDLVFYIGPRINAAGRIDKGKRAVELLISKTKKEAEEFGAGINTSNTERKTIDSTITQEALALIAADENFGSRKSTVLFNPGWHKGVIGIVASRLIEKYYKPTIILTESNGKATGSARSVKDFDVYEAIDACSDLLEQFGGHKYAAGLTMLPENVDAFIQRFEQVVSSTIQDHLLIPEVEIDVEVDFKDITTKFYNVLKQFAPFGPDNMNPVFVTRGVICKGYARIVGETHIKFDVFQPESKESIFSAIGFGLAGMYDKIQTSVPFDICYTIEENDWNGIVNLQLNIKDIRFLE, encoded by the coding sequence ATGAAGCGTTGGAGCATAAAACAAACCGCAGATAAAAGTACTGTTGAGAAATTAGGCAAAATGCTAAATGTAAGCGAGCCTATTGCTCAGCTATTGTACCAACGCAACTTAACCGATTTTGAAGATGCGAAAATTTTTTTCAGACCCGATTTAAATAATTTACACAATCCATTTCTAATGAAAGATATGGATGCGGCTGTAACTCGCATCCAAAAAGCAATAGCAGGTAATCAAAAGATTTTGATTTACGGAGATTACGATGTTGACGGTACAACAGCCGTAGCCTTGGTATATAGTTTTTTGAGTACCATTTATTCTAATTTGGATTACTATATTCCAGATAGATACGCAGAGGGGTATGGTATTTCCTTTCAAGGCATTGATTTTGCGAAGCAAAATAGTTTCGATTTGATAATTGCACTCGATTGTGGAATAAAATCGCACGATAAAATTGAGTATGCAAATTCGTTGGGAATAGACTTTATTATTTGTGATCATCATCGTCCGGGAGAAACAATCCCCGCTGCTGTGGCGGTACTTGACCCTAAGAGAGAAGATTGCAGCTATCCTTTTAAGGAGTTGAGTGGCTGCGGTGTTGGATTTAAATTAATGCAGGCATTGTGTATTAAACTCAATATTGATGTAGAAAAATTATATCCTTATTTAGATTTAGTGGTTGTAAGCACAGCAGCCGACATTGTTCCTATTTATGGCGAGAACAGAATATTAGCCTACTATGGCCTTAAGCAAGTGAATGCCAATCCACGTCCCGGCATTAGAGCGATACTGGAATTGAATAAGATTAAAAAGCAATTAAGTGTAAGCGATTTGGTTTTTTATATTGGACCGCGGATTAATGCCGCAGGTCGCATTGACAAAGGAAAAAGAGCTGTTGAGTTATTGATTTCAAAAACAAAAAAAGAAGCAGAGGAATTTGGTGCAGGAATAAATACAAGCAATACAGAGCGTAAAACAATTGATAGCACCATCACTCAAGAAGCCCTAGCTTTGATAGCAGCTGATGAGAATTTTGGTTCTCGAAAATCTACCGTGTTATTCAACCCGGGGTGGCATAAAGGAGTAATAGGTATTGTGGCATCTCGTTTAATAGAAAAGTATTACAAGCCAACCATTATACTTACAGAGTCGAACGGCAAGGCTACCGGCTCGGCTAGGTCGGTGAAAGATTTTGATGTTTACGAAGCTATAGATGCATGTAGCGACTTATTGGAGCAGTTTGGTGGGCATAAATATGCTGCAGGACTTACTATGTTACCCGAGAATGTAGATGCGTTTATTCAGCGATTCGAACAGGTTGTTAGTTCTACCATTCAAGACCATTTATTAATTCCGGAAGTGGAAATTGATGTAGAGGTTGATTTTAAAGATATTACTACCAAATTTTACAATGTACTTAAACAGTTTGCTCCGTTCGGTCCGGATAATATGAATCCTGTATTTGTAACCCGTGGGGTGATTTGCAAAGGCTATGCACGAATAGTTGGGGAAACACATATCAAGTTTGATGTGTTTCAGCCGGAAAGTAAAGAGAGTATATTTTCTGCCATCGGTTTTGGATTGGCCGGAATGTATGATAAAATTCAAACCTCAGTACCCTTTGATATCTGTTATACCATCGAAGAAAATGATTGGAATGGTATAGTAAACCTTCAATTGAATATTAAGGATATTCGGTTTTTGGAGTAG